The following nucleotide sequence is from Candidatus Zixiibacteriota bacterium.
GAGCATATTGGCACAATGCGGATATGGGCGGGGCGACAAAATTGAGCAAGGTTTGGATGACGGCGCTATTCACGGCGTCATTATGAGTCCTCGGGACGAGAGGCGCGAGCGGCTGGAACAAGATATCAAGAGTTGGCGTAGCAGGTATCCAAGCGCCTTGGTAATGTTCGATCCACAGTTCTATGCCGCCAATCTGAACAATCCTCGCAATGGGCATCTCAGCGAATACGACTATTACAACAAAAACAGTGGATTGAGACGGACACATTTTTCAGGAACGCGCATTCAAGGCTATGTAAGGGAATGCCTTGATTATCAACAGGAGACATTTGGAAGCAATTTGGCTTACTTGCTTTCCCCGACGATACTCTTCGATGCCTTTCGGGATTCCTGGAGCCAGATTGCCTTGAATATGGCTGTAGAGTCTGCGGACTGCCACGCAAATCTTGATACCCCTCAACCTTTACTCATTTCTCTTGTAATATCGGAGACAGCATTTCAGGCGATGGATCCCCTCGAAGAGTTTCTCGACGCTCTTACGGAAATAGACGCACAAGGCTTCTATATCATCATCCGCAGTAACTCAGCATCAGTTCAGAACGCCATGGAATCCGCGCCATTTGGCCGATTCATGTACTTCTGCCATGTCCTAACGACTATCAACGAATACAACGTCATCGTCGGATACAGCGATTGGCACAGCTTTCTGCTTGAAACGGCAGGCGTGACACACACCGCAACGGGTTGGTATCAGAATCTTCACCAGTTTTCGCTAACTCGATTTCAGCCTTCATCCGGCGGACGGCGTCCTCGGAAGCGCTATTCGTCCGCGCCATTGTTGTCGAGTCCGCTAATCAACCCCGAATTGCAGGACATCTACTTGGCAAGGCTTCTGCCGCGTGTTCTCAGTGGATCGGCCCGTGATACCTCTCTCAAGAATGGTCCCGCCGCCGGCGAAGCAAACTGGACAGATGAGATTTCATGCTTGGCCCATTGGCATAGCTTGAACGACTTGTCTCAACGTCTGTCCGCTCTTCCAACCCAACCCGAGCGTATTCAGGAAGCCGAACGTCTCATGCAGAATGCGTTGACGTTATATGCCCACCTTGGAAGCCAAGGTGTCTCTTTTGATCCGTCGACTGGACCGGACCATATCCGAGAGTGGCAGTATTCACTTCAAGAGTTTCGCGGGTTGGCAGGTCTATAATGGGAGAACCCAGACGCATTTCCAGTTCACCATTCGGCTACTCCGAAGAGGATATGGCGAAAGCCTTTCAGAGCGTCCTTTCGGAGAATGGACTTCCCGAGGTTGGCGTTTTCAGCGTAATCTGTCCCGAGATTCTCTGCCGCCAAGGGCGGCCCGATTTCATTGCCTTGCGCTACATCTCCGCTTCGGGAAAACGCGAACACAGGAAGGTTCCCGGACTTGTTGGTCCGGCAATTCTCCAAAGCCTCAAACCAAGAGCTCCACGAACACTCGAATTTCTTGTCTCAAGACTGAAATTCAGTCGTGATTCCGTTCGGAAATCATTGCGGCAATTGATCGAGAGAGAATACGTCGAGCAGTTAGAAGGAGGCGCGTATCGCCTTGCCGACATGAGTGATTACCAAACGCCTGAGATTTGGACGTTTGAACTCAAGCTCAACAACCCCAAAAGGGCCGTCTTCCAAGCTCAGCAGAGTCGGACTTACGCCGAGAGAGCGATTATCGTGGTTCCGCCGGGTCAGGAGAAGAATTACAGACGGTTTGAAGCGACCATGCGACGCTGGCACATCGGTTTGGCAACCTTCGACCCACTGACACGAGCCTTTCGTTTTGTGAGGAAAGGGCGGAGAGCCCGAGCACTTTCCCCATCGCATCAACTTTATACGTTATCGCAGCTGAGTGCAGGCCATCTTGCCACTTACGGGGTCTCATTCTAGTGACACCAGATTTACATCGCCGCCGGGCACCCGCTAGCTAAAGGAGTCTTGTGTGCACGCTACTTGTGGTGAGTGAAGCCGAACCAGATTTGTGGCGGACAGATTCGGCACCGCTCATAGCAATCCCCGCATCTCCTCCGCCACCCTCCGCGTAATCTCCGGCGCGTTGCCGCCGGCGCGGTTGTTGACCACGGTCACCACGGGGATTTCGAGTTGTCGGCCCGATTTGATGATGAAAGCCGCGTCGCGGTACATCTGTTCGAATTCGTCTTTGAGTTTGTCGAAGGGGTGATAGCGGGCGTAGGTCTCATCGTACCCCATGCGCAAGGGCGTCAGGAGTCGGGTGATTCCCAGCGATGGGTTGGTGAAGCCGCCGACCTGCTCCCATTGGGTCTTGAGGTCCGGCAGCCAGGTCCAGTGGCTGAAAACATTGCCGATCCCGTGCTGATGCAGGTAAATGAAATAGTCTTCAGTCTTGAGCCGGTCGGTCCGTTCCTCGATGTGGTAGCGGTCATCGGCAGGAACAGAGCCGAAGAAGCGTTGCAGACGGGTGATGTTTTCCTCCGGGCTGGGGCAGTCGTCCTTGCGCTGGTAACCTTTTTCGAAACTGAAGGCACGGATGCGGCTGCCCAGCACGGATATTGCCGGCTCGTAGAAGCGCTCGACAAACTTCTCGGCATTGAGATAGTCGGGGTTGTCTTCGACAGCGCGCCTGCCGCCGTCGGATCGCCAGCGCTTGGTGGCGCAGATTGCCTCGGGGACCTTGAGGATGACCATGGCGTCCGCAGGCAGCCACTGGGCGTATTCGGCCAGGGGCGCATAGTTGCGGGTCGGCTGGCCCTCGGCGTCTAAAAGGTATGCGTAAAATGTAAAATCGATCTCCAGCGCCGAGTAATGCTGGAAGTACTCGACAACCGAGCGGACCGGGAGCTTTTCCTCGGCGAAGTCCACGCCCTTGATCGACCGTTTGGACCGTTTGATCTTGTAGTCACGATCCTCGGTGTAGATTTGCCCGATCCATCCGGCGTAGCGGTCGCTGGCGGTCGCGAAGTGGACACCGGGAGCGAGGTCACGGAATTGGTAGCGGGTGGCGGGCATCTTGGGCACAGTCAGTTCGTCAGCAATATAACCTCAAACGTGCGCGCCATGCGTCCCTCATGCTGCACTGAAGTCGACCCCCGCAAACGGGATCTTCGATGAGGACGCCTGGCATGCACCGAGTCGCACATCGAGGCGCGATGCGGTCAGCCCAAGGGCTGACCGGCACAGTTTGTGCAGGGAATGTGTCTCGCATGGAATCCCAAAGCCAGGCGGGGACGCCTGGCATACACGTTGAGTCTCACATCGAGGCGCGATGCGGTCAGCCCAAGGGCTGACCGGCACAGTTCGTGCAGGGAATGCGTCTCGCATGGCATCCCAAACCAGCCCCCACAAACGGGATCTTCGACGAGGACGCCTGGCATGCACGTTGAGTTCTTACTGCGTGCCTCCCACCGTCTTCGGTGCGGGTCAGCCCTTGGGCTGACCCGGTCAGGCGATGGCGCCTCCCACATTCTTCTGTATCTTCCGCTCCGATTCTCCGTTTCAGTGTACCAAGATACGGTTCGGCATCCGCTGAATCGACGAGAAGTTCCATGCGTCCATCCGCCGCACAGCCACGCCGACTGCCGCGCGACCGGCAGCGCCCGCGCGTCGAGCATAAGAACCCGTTCGGGGACAACAACGCCCGCGCGGTGGCTTTCGATCTGGCCGAGAAGGCATACAACATGACGGTGCCGTTCGACCAGATCTGGGATTCGCATCCGGGACTGGTGGCGCTGCCCAAACGCGAACGCGCGTTGGCGATTCACCTATCGGCGGGCGTGTTGCGATTCAAGCGGCGGCTTGACCGCATCGGGATGCAGTTGACCGACGGCAAGTTCGACGGGCTGCACGAACGGGTCCGCTGGGTGCTGCGGCTGGGCTTGTTCCAGGTGATCGATTGCGACCGCATCCCGCCGCATGCAGCGGTTTCGACCGCGGTCGATGCCGCGCGCATCGCCTCGCACACCGGCATCGCCGGAATGGTCAATGCCGTGCTGCGGCGAGCGGCCCGCGAACGTGATGCGCTGAAAGCGACAGTCGCCGATCCGACACTCTCGGTCGGCGAACGGTTGTCGCTTCCCGATTGGATCGCTGACATCATGGTCAGGCGGTATCCGGAAGCGCGGGTCGAGCAAATCGACCGTTGGATCAACTCACCGCCGAATTACTACTTCCGCGTGGCCGCCTCGCGCGCAGACCAGGGACTGGCGCAACTGATGGATTTGATCGAGAGAGACGATCTGGGCGTGGCGCGGCAACATCCCGATTTCCCGGCGTACGTCTCCGTCAGCACCGCGGCGTTGGTCTCCGACTCTCCGTTGTTTGCCGAGCCGCTGGGATGGGTTCAGAATCCGGCCGCCGAACTGGTCATTCGGCTGCTTGATCCGCAACCAGGCGAAACGGTGATTGATCTGTTCGCCGCGCCCGGCGGCAAGTCGATGCTGATTGCCGAACAGGTCGGACCGGATGGCCAGGTTTTCGCCGTCGATAAGAGTGAACTGCGGCTGCAGCGGCTTGTTGAGAATAAGGTGCGATTGGGATTCGAGAACATCCTGCCGATTGTCGGCGATGCCTCGGCATTGGGTGATCGCGCCGCGCCACGCGTCTTGGCCGATGTGCCATGCTCGGCATTCGGCACGCTCGCCAAGAATCCCGAGGTGCGCTGGACCAAATCGGCCGACGACATCACACGGTTGGCACGGTCACAGCGATTGTGGCTGATCGCCGCGTCGCGGCATGTCGCGCACGGGGGTGTGCTGGTGTATGCCACCTGCACCCTGCCCCGGCAGGAAAACGAAGATGTTGTCAATGCCTTCCTGATCGATCATTCTGACTTCGTGCGCGACGATATCCCCGACTCGATCCCGCGCAAGTATGTCAGCGGCGATGGGATTGTCATGACGACGCCGCCGGTCGACGGGCTTGATGGGGTGTTTGCCGCGCGGCTTCGACGCAAAGAGTAGACACGTTGTCAGCAAACGTCTTCAAAAACACATGGTCGCACAGGTGGGTGCGTCTGCCTGTGAAATTCCTCGTCGCGCCGCTTCTGGTCATCGTCGGCTTGGTCGTACTCATGGACATCGTGGTGATGCCGGCGGTCACGCGTCACGGCCGGGAGTTTCCCGCGCCGAATTTGGTCGGCCGGTCGATCGAGACTGTGCGGCCCTCGCTCGATTCGGTCGGTGCGCTGCTGGAGATCGCCGAACAGCGGCATTCTCCCGACCACGCCGAAGGCACAATCATCGAGCAGCGGCCCGCCGCAGGACGGCCGATCAAGGGCGGACGCACACTCAAAGTCGTCGTGTCTCGCGGCTCGGAATTGTTGGATGTGCCTCGGCTGCGCGGTTTTTCGGTGCGCCAGGCCGAGTTGATCCTGGGCGAAGCAGGATTCGCCATCGGCGGACGCGCCCCTGCACAGGATCCCGATGTCCCGGTCGGCACGGTTGCGGGCACCATCCCCAGCGCCGGCGCCCGCCTGCCGCGTGAATCGGTCGTCAATCTCCTGGTCAACGAGTCGGAGCCGGAGTGGGCGTGGTGTCCCAATCTCGTCGGCAAAAACATCGAGGAAGCGCGCACGATTCTGCGCGAACGCGGTCTGATGCTGGGGCGAGTCGAACGTCAGCTCGACAGCCGCCTGTTGCCCGGAACCGTCGTTTCCCAATCGATCTCTCCCGGGGGTGAAGTCCGTGTCGGGACCGAGATCGGCCTGGTCATCTCCCGCGACAGGTAGTCCTGAATGCCAAGCCGTTGATATGTCGATGCTTAGACATAAACCCCAGACAACCAACCCTCGTCTCACCCGGTCGAGGCGTATCACGCGGGAATTGTAATTCTCGCAGCGATCCGGTAAATTGGCTGTTTGCGCCGCACGTATCGAACAAGCGGCTAAAGATTTCGTGACTTGGGCGGGTGCGACCGTTGGCCCGCCAGCCCGTGTGTAAAGCAATGTTTTCTGAACTGACAGAACGCCTTGAAGGCGTGATCAAGAATCTGCGCGGACAGGGGAAGATTTCCGAGTCCAACGTTCGCGACACGCTGAAAGACGTGCGTCGCGCGCTGCTGGAAGCGGATGTCAATTACAAAGTGGTAAAGGAATTCTTAGACGAGGTGCAATCCGAAAGTCTTGGCGAAAACGTACTGCGGTCGGTCACGCCGGGACAGCAGATCGTCAAGATCATCCACGACAAGCTCGTCGGCTTGCTCGGCGGACAGCATCGTCCAGTACGCTTTGAAAAATCGTCGGCGCTGACAATCTGGATGCTGATCGGATTGCAGGGTTCCGGCAAGACAACGACCTGCGCCAAACTCGCGTCGCAGTTTCGCAAAGCGGGACGCCGCCCGCATCTGGTCGCGTGCGACCTGGCGCGCCCGGCCGCGGTCGAGCAATTGCAAAGTTTGGGACGCGAATTGGGCATTCCGGTGCACACCGGATCCGGATCGCCGATTGCTGTCGCGCAGGACAGTCTCAGGGCCGCAACCGATGCCCATGGAGATCTGGTCATCGTCGATACGGCCGGACGGCTGCATGTCGATGACACATTGATGAATGAGGTCGCCGAGCTGAAATCGGCCATTATGCCGACCGAATGTTTCTATGTCGCCGATGCGATGACCGGGCAGGACGCAGTCACATCGGCGTCGGAGTTTGCCAGGCGAGTCGGAATCGATGGCGTGATTCTCACCAAGGCCGATGGCGATGCACGGGGCGGCGCGGCATTGTCAGTCGTCGGAGTGACCGGCGCTCCGATCCTGTTTGTCGGTGTGGGCGAGAAGACCGCCGACCTCGAGCCGTTTCACCCCGACCGCATGGCCTCGCGCATTCTCGGGATGGGCGATGTGGTCGGTCTGGTCGAGAAAGTCCAGAACGCGGTCGATCAGCATCAGGCGGCGAAGTGGGAAGACAAGCTGCGCCGTGCCGAGTTTGATTTCGAAGACTTTCTTGAGCAATTGCGCCAGTTGCGCAAGATGGGATCAATGGAATCGCTGTTGGGAATGATCCCCGGCGTGGGCAAACAACTCAAAGGGCTGTCGATCGACGAGGGTGCACAGAATCGCGCCGAGGCCATCGTGCTGTCGATGACCCCCGATGAACGTCGTCGCCCGGAGATCATCAATGGATCGCGCCGACAGCGCATCGCGCGCGGCAGCGGCAACTCGATTCAGGATGTCAACCGATTGCTCAAACAGTTTTCCATGATGCAGAAGATGATGAAGAACATGCAGAAGCCCGGACGGCGCGGGAAGTTTGCCTTTCCCGCGATGCCGTCGGGCATGAGACCGGGAGCTTAATGATGACAATGCGTTTCATACACACGGGAGGTTTTCCTTGTCGGTAAAGATTCGTTTGCGTCGCGGCGGCCGTCGCAACCGCCCGATGTACCGCGTGGTCGCGGCCGATTCGCGAGCACCGCGCGATGGCCGGTTTCTCGACACGCTGGGTTTCTACAATCCGCTGGACAAACCGGCGAAGTTCAATGTCGATGTCGAGCGCACGCTGCATTGGCTCAGGCAGGGCGCGCAGCCCAGCGACACGGTGCGCACGCTCTTTAAGCGCATCGGCATGGCCGAGATCTGGAAGCTGGCACAAGATAATCAGGACTACTCCGGCGTGACACTGCGCGATGCCATCGACGAGAAAGCGCAAAAGGCCAAATCCCGCGCCCGCGCGCGCATGAAGGAAGCCGACGAAAAGTCGGCTGCGCCGGCGGCTCCCGCGGCGTCCCCGGCCGCAGCAGAGAAGGCAGAATCATAGTGCGTAGCCGCTTCATGGAGCGAGTGGTCATGTCGGAACGGGTGGCATTGGGACGTATCGGTAAGGCGCATGGGCTGCAAGGCGCGTTTCGCGTGTGGCCGTATGCCGACGACACCGCACGCTTTGCGCGGCTGGAGAAAGTCGTGCTGACCAATGGGCCGCGCTCGGTTAACGCCAGAGTATGCTCTGTGCAGGCGGCGGGCGGTTTTGTCATCATGCGCACCGATGCGATCATCACGCCCGAGGATGTGCGCGCCTGGCTCGGCGGCGATCTGGAGATCGACGAAACCGACCGCATCGAGCCCGAAGCGGGGCGGTATTTCCACGATCAACTCATCGGCCTGACGGTCGTGACGGTCTCCGGCGAGACGGTCGGGACCATCGCAGCGATCCTGGATATGCCGGCCAACGATGTTTATGTCTGCTGCGACGGCGACCGGGAGTACCTGATTCCCGCGGTCGATGAGTTCGTCAGAATGATCGATCCGGCGGCGGGACGAATGGTGATTGCGCCGATCACGGGAATGATCGGA
It contains:
- a CDS encoding DUF72 domain-containing protein, encoding MPATRYQFRDLAPGVHFATASDRYAGWIGQIYTEDRDYKIKRSKRSIKGVDFAEEKLPVRSVVEYFQHYSALEIDFTFYAYLLDAEGQPTRNYAPLAEYAQWLPADAMVILKVPEAICATKRWRSDGGRRAVEDNPDYLNAEKFVERFYEPAISVLGSRIRAFSFEKGYQRKDDCPSPEENITRLQRFFGSVPADDRYHIEERTDRLKTEDYFIYLHQHGIGNVFSHWTWLPDLKTQWEQVGGFTNPSLGITRLLTPLRMGYDETYARYHPFDKLKDEFEQMYRDAAFIIKSGRQLEIPVVTVVNNRAGGNAPEITRRVAEEMRGLL
- the rpsP gene encoding 30S ribosomal protein S16, with amino-acid sequence MSVKIRLRRGGRRNRPMYRVVAADSRAPRDGRFLDTLGFYNPLDKPAKFNVDVERTLHWLRQGAQPSDTVRTLFKRIGMAEIWKLAQDNQDYSGVTLRDAIDEKAQKAKSRARARMKEADEKSAAPAAPAASPAAAEKAES
- the rimM gene encoding ribosome maturation factor RimM (Essential for efficient processing of 16S rRNA) encodes the protein MSERVALGRIGKAHGLQGAFRVWPYADDTARFARLEKVVLTNGPRSVNARVCSVQAAGGFVIMRTDAIITPEDVRAWLGGDLEIDETDRIEPEAGRYFHDQLIGLTVVTVSGETVGTIAAILDMPANDVYVCCDGDREYLIPAVDEFVRMIDPAAGRMVIAPITGMIGETE
- a CDS encoding PASTA domain-containing protein, which translates into the protein MKFLVAPLLVIVGLVVLMDIVVMPAVTRHGREFPAPNLVGRSIETVRPSLDSVGALLEIAEQRHSPDHAEGTIIEQRPAAGRPIKGGRTLKVVVSRGSELLDVPRLRGFSVRQAELILGEAGFAIGGRAPAQDPDVPVGTVAGTIPSAGARLPRESVVNLLVNESEPEWAWCPNLVGKNIEEARTILRERGLMLGRVERQLDSRLLPGTVVSQSISPGGEVRVGTEIGLVISRDR
- the ffh gene encoding signal recognition particle protein, whose amino-acid sequence is MFSELTERLEGVIKNLRGQGKISESNVRDTLKDVRRALLEADVNYKVVKEFLDEVQSESLGENVLRSVTPGQQIVKIIHDKLVGLLGGQHRPVRFEKSSALTIWMLIGLQGSGKTTTCAKLASQFRKAGRRPHLVACDLARPAAVEQLQSLGRELGIPVHTGSGSPIAVAQDSLRAATDAHGDLVIVDTAGRLHVDDTLMNEVAELKSAIMPTECFYVADAMTGQDAVTSASEFARRVGIDGVILTKADGDARGGAALSVVGVTGAPILFVGVGEKTADLEPFHPDRMASRILGMGDVVGLVEKVQNAVDQHQAAKWEDKLRRAEFDFEDFLEQLRQLRKMGSMESLLGMIPGVGKQLKGLSIDEGAQNRAEAIVLSMTPDERRRPEIINGSRRQRIARGSGNSIQDVNRLLKQFSMMQKMMKNMQKPGRRGKFAFPAMPSGMRPGA
- the rsmB gene encoding 16S rRNA (cytosine(967)-C(5))-methyltransferase RsmB, which translates into the protein MRPSAAQPRRLPRDRQRPRVEHKNPFGDNNARAVAFDLAEKAYNMTVPFDQIWDSHPGLVALPKRERALAIHLSAGVLRFKRRLDRIGMQLTDGKFDGLHERVRWVLRLGLFQVIDCDRIPPHAAVSTAVDAARIASHTGIAGMVNAVLRRAARERDALKATVADPTLSVGERLSLPDWIADIMVRRYPEARVEQIDRWINSPPNYYFRVAASRADQGLAQLMDLIERDDLGVARQHPDFPAYVSVSTAALVSDSPLFAEPLGWVQNPAAELVIRLLDPQPGETVIDLFAAPGGKSMLIAEQVGPDGQVFAVDKSELRLQRLVENKVRLGFENILPIVGDASALGDRAAPRVLADVPCSAFGTLAKNPEVRWTKSADDITRLARSQRLWLIAASRHVAHGGVLVYATCTLPRQENEDVVNAFLIDHSDFVRDDIPDSIPRKYVSGDGIVMTTPPVDGLDGVFAARLRRKE